ACCCCTTCCAGGGAACAGTCGGTGCTAATTTTGTATTGAATACGTTGAAATTGAAACAAGCTGTGATGTTAGTTGACAACAGTAGTGATTACAGTAAAGGTTTGGCTAGCTTCTTTAAAGAGGCTTTTGCGAAGGGCGGCGGCACTGTATTAGGTGAAGAAGCTTATTTACAGAAAGATCAGGACTTTAAGACCATTTTAACGAAGGTAAAAGCCTTAAATCCAGAAGTGATTTATGTCCCTGGTTATTATGAAGAAGTCGGTAAGATTGTAAAGCAGGCTCGTGAGCTTGGTATTACTGTACCTATTATTGGTGGTGATGGCTGGGATTCACCGAAACTCGTTGAAGTTGGAACGGCTGCGGCTTTGAATAATACTTATTTTACGAATCACTATTCTGTAGATGACACGAGTACTGCTTCGCAGGATTTTGTTGAAGCTTATAAGAAAGAATATGGACAGGCACCAGATGCTTTGGCTGTGCTTGGCTATGATGCTGCTAATGTTCTGATTGATGCCATTCAGCGGGCGAATAGCACAGAACCTAGTAAAATTCGCGAAGCACTTGCTGCTACGAAAGATTATCCAGCTGTGACAGGGCCCACGACGCTTAATGATACACATGATGCTGTTAAAAACGTCGTGATTATTGAAATGAAAGACGGAAAACAGATGTTTAAGGAAACAGTTAAGCCATAATGTAAAAAGCAATTTGTGTTACATCGATAAAAATAGGCTATCCTTCTTTTTTAGAGAGAAGGATAGCCTATTTTATGTAAAAGAATTATATCGCTAATGCGGCAGCACCTTGAATAAAAGAAAATGAATCAATTTCTTTCCATTTTAACTTATATTTATAACAAAAATGTGACGTCTATTATTACCTTTTGACATAATTTTGTCACAAACTTAGTATAAAATGGTATTAATTCAGGAGGTGCAAACCATTGATTATATTATGTTTTCTTTTCGCTATTGCATTGCTGGACTTTCGTTACCTATAGACTCTAATCTTTTTTTTCTATTAATGGATC
This region of Pelorhabdus rhamnosifermentans genomic DNA includes:
- a CDS encoding ABC transporter substrate-binding protein, with translation MRNRGFKVVAVGLVALFMTGILAGCGGSSSKDVKIGILNEMTGGNATMGTSAANGAKMAIKEANAKGGVLGKQIQGVVADNKSEPSESANAMTKLVSQDKVVAVTGVFSSSDAIAAASVAEATKVPFIAVGATNPKVTLDEKTNKVRDYTFRVCFIDPFQGTVGANFVLNTLKLKQAVMLVDNSSDYSKGLASFFKEAFAKGGGTVLGEEAYLQKDQDFKTILTKVKALNPEVIYVPGYYEEVGKIVKQARELGITVPIIGGDGWDSPKLVEVGTAAALNNTYFTNHYSVDDTSTASQDFVEAYKKEYGQAPDALAVLGYDAANVLIDAIQRANSTEPSKIREALAATKDYPAVTGPTTLNDTHDAVKNVVIIEMKDGKQMFKETVKP